A window of Anas acuta chromosome 5, bAnaAcu1.1, whole genome shotgun sequence genomic DNA:
CCTgtggattgttttttttgttcaccTTTTTTTGTGGTCACCGTGAATCCCAAGCTTTTTGTGGGagtttttcagttgtcttccataCACTGTAACATTTATTTGCCAATGACTTCATGGCTTTGCTTTCCTGTGAGAAAAATTTACTTCCCTTTCTATTCCGGTTTTAAGGGGTTGTATGATTGCTGAGTCTGATGCCTGAACTTTGTGCATCAGAAGTACTTCTTAACACTATAACAAATGTAATGTGTTAGTCAGAACAGGAAGGAGTTTATTCCAAGCTTCAACTTCTGAGGAACAAGAGTAGCAGTCTCTCATCCGCTCAATAAACCTGAAGTAACTGATTGGCGGAGGAAATGGGACTTTGAATTAACTCACTTTCTCCAGAACAACTTCCCTCTTACGCAGCAGCAAGGCCATACATCATTGAAAGCTGGGGTGGATTTGTTGTGTTTActtctgcctggaaaaaaattCTCAGCAAGAAATACCATCTGGTCACCATAGTGGGATTTTTATCTTGGTAAACCCATTTTGTATTTCATCTTGTTGATCATATTTATCACCTGTTCTCAAAAGCGTAGACAAGGCTGCAGAGCAAGATATTTCGAGGTCAGTCTGGGGGATTTTCCACTGTCTGGCTGCTTTTCTCCTTATTGTTTATGTGCCAGTtacaaacagcaataaaattatTGGGAAATAAGTATCTGTCTTTTTGCTGCAACTTAAAAAATGGAAGTGTGGTAGCCTGAGCACCTATTACTGTCTCCTTCAGATCCTTTGGAAAAGGGCTAAGCAGAAATTACTGCTAGTTCCACTTCTTTTATAGTGCTTATAATCTCCATCTGCAGTTTGTGTCTTTGCTCTAGCCTCATTCACTGGATCCTAGAGCAAAGCAAAGTGTTTCAACACCCATGACTGTGATGAGCCCATGCTCCTTGCTATGGGAGAGGCAGACTCACAGTAGGACTAACACAGCTGATCAGGAGGAATGTCATGTACACTCCCCCCcgcctcaaaaaaaaaaaaaaaaagagtacaagGAATTGACTAATCTAactctcctgccttttttttctttaccagcTGAGAGATGAGTTGTCCAAAATAGTCGGAAACCTGATTGTAGACTATGACCCTGAAAATGGTGATGCAAACTTACAAGACGCATGGGACTATGTGCAGAAACAGGTGAGACAAGCTGCAGCAAGGAACGGTAACGTGCTATTTTGCCAGTGCAGCAAATGGCCTTTAAAACTAGGCTGAGGACAGGGAAGCAGGTATTGCAAGAGGCCTGACTGTGATTCTCAGTCCTTTGTCATATTTGTCATATCTTTCCAGTTCTATGTGTTTAGGTTACTGGTGCTCACATCTATTCCTCAATGTTAACAACCTCCAAAGGCTCCCCCATAGCCCGTAGTCTGTCCGTGTTTCTTGGTGGTGGACAGCAACCATCTCCTGTACTACTTAACTCTCTGCTCTACACCcattaaatgtctttaaaagctACATTTCTAGCATACTTGACTGCTGGATAGCACTATGGCACACTGATTTGTCTGATCTATGAACCTGCCTGTGATAGCTGGTGTCTGCAGACCAGAAAACTGTCTTGCTTGCTAGTGCTAGGTAAGACCCTGAACCACTCCTGCATGCTGGTTGTTAGGACTAGCTAGTATTGGCTGCAAAGCCCAATGTGTCTGTTTTATCAAACAGTACACcaacacttctgcttttcatctgTAGTGTCTCCAGAGTGCCTTAGTCTGCGTGAAAGTCACAGCGCATGCTATTTTTGTAGCAAGTAAAATCCCTAGCTTATTGCTAGGCAAGTCAACAGCACTGGCTGCCTTACTACTTGGTGTGGGTTGCCTGCTTACTCTGACAGCTCCTTTGCAAGTGTCAGCGTTTTTGGGAGCTATCCAACTGCCCATGATTCCTGCTTTTAGCATCAGGGTCAGTGCTTGAGCAACTAGGTCAGTGTTGAGCCACACTGGAGTCATGGTAGCTGCTTACTGCCAAACCACAAGTTTGAgagctggctggctgctgtggTTAAATACATGACCAGCATGGGACTGATGTGTAATGAGTACAAATAATAgcattttcccttctgttccTTACTGCAAAACACTGATCTGCAGTACTCCTCCTCCTTGGAGAAAGATTCGTTCATGTTTTATCACTGTACTTGCAGCTTCATGTAGAGGAATCAAGAGAAGGCTGAGCTTACTACAGAGAAAGGATCCTACATTTCTTATGTaggagcagaagaaaagtgTTGTGGAGGAGTGAAGTATTAGAAATCCAGTTTCCCTCATACACCAGAGTTTGCATTtgaaaggggctggggggagttGTTCTCTCAACCAGTGACAGGCGTTAAAGTCCAAATCTCTGTGAGGCAGAGGTAGTTCCTTCTGGAGGCTGGATTTTCAACACTTGTTTGGAAACCAGTTGCTAATCCTGGCGTGGGTGTTCAGCTGTTAGTACCTCCACTCTCCTGTACTTTATATGAGACTCAAACATTACATTTCCCTTCTGAGCAGAGGGTTTTTTCCTTAACTTCCACCTCAAGTTTGATAGCCTCTGCTCTGGATCCCCGTGCTTGCGTGGTGCTACGTGGTTACAGATAAGATCGCAGTCTTCGCTGGACTTCCTGATGTGCTTTCCCCTACAGCACTGCAGTTTTATCACGTGAGGGTATAGGAATGTAAACGTCTCTTCGGATGGAAAACTTTCCTCATCTCGACTTCCAGCCAGTCCCAAACTGCAGCCAGGCGTGTGCAAGCTAGCTGTAGCTCACTGGGGCCTGGCAGCATGTCCACGCCACCGTGTGGTGGCCGGCTGCTGGTGTGTCAGGGTGGACAAAGCTAACCTGAATGGTACCTTGGAACCAGATGCTGAAAAGTTCTTGCTCTGTGTTTGTCTGCCCCTACTTCCCGCTTGTTTTCGCATGCAGGGTGTTACCAGTGTGAATTGTATGACCACAGTGCTCTCTTTGCTTATTAGATCTTCTGCTGTGGCTGGAATGGACCAAAGGACTGGGAAGATAATAAGATTATTAAAAACCAAAGCATGCTTCTGTatccctgctcctgcagtaGTACTGAAGTGAAACCTGAAAGAGGTTTCTGTAACCTGAATGGCCCACAGAACAGCACTGAACCATCTGATGACTGGCCTGTTCATCAGCAGGTGAGTGAATGTCTGGTGCAGGTGAAGCTTTTGCTGAAGTCGCCTTGTCCTTCCTCCTCTGGAAACTATTTTGGAGAATGTTTTTCACTCTAGTGAACAGGGTGACAAATTTCTACTGGGAGATTTGGTATAGCACGTAACTGGGATAATCTCTGCATGCACGAGAAGAGATGTATTACAGATCTTTACTCCTGAAATACTTGGATTCCTGCTTCTTTCCCCTGTGACCATACTTTCTCCATAGGGTTGCATGGATGGGGTACAGAATTGGTTGAAGGACAATCTCGGTATCATTCTTGGGGTCTGCACAGGTGTTGCTGTTATAGAGGTAAGTCACTCCCTGATACGTGATCATACCCTCTACTCCTATGCATGTTCTTTCAAAGCCAAagctattgtattttttttagtagtagACACCTGGTTTAATGCAGAcaaaactgctgtttttaataataGGCACCTCACTTGATGGCAATGCAGTTCTAGCTCTTGATGTTGTCTACCCGGAGCTTTGAACTGTTCCTTGCCGTGACTGGATTAAGCCCTGTCTACTTGTGGTTCTTGCTGCGTTGTTTGGTACTTCTCTCATTCTTCCTGGCTAGGCATGCAGTGAATTGACAAGCACCATCCCACTGGTGAAATCCCACCTTTTGCCATAAAAAGCCCATAACATAGATTCCAGATGAAGGCATGTATTTTTGCAGTAGAATATTTTTGTCATCCAGACTATTGCATTTTCCTTGTATGCTGGGTCAACTCTGTTCACCTGAATAAAAGGAAACCCTTGTGTTCTGCTCCCCTGTACCGCCCTCTCTTCCCACCTTATTGTCTTTGTCTGGTTGCTGACTGACTGACCATTCCTTATTACTCGTTCCAGCTGCTGGGGATGATACTGTCCATTTCACTCTGCAAGAGCATACACAGTGAAGACTACACCAAAGTGCCCAAGTCTTGAGTTTGCTGACTCCAGAGCTACGGCACCACAGAGAAAGGAACAAACAGAACATTCCTGCCTCGCACCCAGACTGTCCAACCATTGACCATTATTCCTGTGACATCCTATTTCTGATACCACTCTGCTAAGAACTATTAGAGTTGCAATACAGCCTGATCTTCTGGCAATAGGGCCCTTGGGCTACCTGCATCCTGCCTCTGGATTATTTCTACTTCATGAAGCAGAACTTAACTGTCTCACATCACATGAGACACCTGATTAACCTGAGGGGACAACGCTTTTGCTGCCTGCTCCATGTTAAATATTATATTCATATTTCAATTCTACAATCCACTTGGCCTAACATACTGTAACTATTCCTCCTTCCTATTTTCCCagtctttcccttctcccccagaAGAAATACTTCCCTTTTGTCCCATGAGTCAGGATTGCTGTTGAGATTCCAGTACTTTGGTATCTTTACCTGCTTCACTGGTGCAGTGGTGGTAACTAGTTGTGCTTTATAGGCCTTGTTCCTTGTGATTAACCTGATTCTGCTTCTACTGTGCATCTTCCAACCTAGACTCTCATCTCAGCTATTGAGCACTACCCTCATAATCACTTCTCCTGTGTCTGGAGCCTGCCAAGAGCTCCTCCTTCAGTGGAGCTCTTCCCTTTGAGTGTGACGAGCCACAGGTAGAGAGCCAAGCCAACTTGTTCCTAGTGTGGCCTGGCAGATTGCGgtggtggtgctcagctgctttTGGAATGGGTCTCCTGGGTTCTGGGTCTGATGCTTACAGTCTCTCCCATCtgcctctctcttccttcctccactTCTAGCACTGCTTTTCTGGTTCTTGTCAGCCTGGAGGCACTTTGGAGAGTGCTGCACGGTGTAGACTCAGCCCCAGGCTGGCTCTGCTAGTTGCATTCTTGGGTTGCCAATTTTTGTAGAGGTTATGATTAACTGGATTCTTCCCTGTTATGAAGTGTTAACTTTTTTAATAATGAGTATGGAGGGATCTGACTGGATTGCAGGCATTGTATATTGGACATATCACTGCTACCAGTGCCCAGTTTAGGTTCTGTAGTTTGGATGCAAGGataaactgcttttattttcagttgtcCAGTCTTCTGACTCCACTGTGGTCTGGAGCCATGACTGCTAGTGGCTGGCCTTGAGCATAAACACTGCAGCAGAGAGAGAGCTGGTTTCACATTCATGCAGGCTGGGTGGTTTGTGTACTTTGTGGCTGGGCTGTTCATTCCTTTCTGCCAGCGGCCAGCAGCAAGGAGTGGTGTAGAGTATAAGAAAGTTAAGAAATGTGAGTGGAAAAACTGCCCCAACTTCTTAAATAAGGGAGCTGGGCAGATATCCTCAGTCCTTGAGGTGGCTTGGGCACAACAGATCTCCTGCAGTTGCATATGCATGCAATAAATACCTTGGCAGCAAGAAGCTGTGAGGGAGAGAAGTGGATGGTCCTTGCCCGAGATGTGATGCGAGGTACGTGGTGAAGAGAGCCTTTGCCTTACAGAAATGGTCCCAGGACAGTCAGCCCTGCTCTTGTCAGGGCTGGGGTTGGTAGGAATAGCCCTAGCAGCAGTTCAAAGGCACGGCTTCCCTACCCACTCAACTTCCCTTCTGGCAAGAAGGGCCCGTGCAGGGGGACAGAGCCTCAGCAGTGGGTCCCTGCAGTGTCCTTTTGTCTGGACTCGGTGGTGATTGGGGAGAGTAGATATGACTGGacaactgatttattttttttggatgtcTGATAAGGCTTTGCTACTCTGAGACCCCTGCCCTCTCTTGCACAGACCCTTCCAGCTGACCTTTGCTATAGCAGAAGGCACCTTTCGTAGCAGTAAAGCTTGCTAGCTTCCATAGTATAAAGTCTATTCTCTAATGTGTTCTTATTTGCAAGATTCCTGTTAAGTTACAGATGCCAACGCTGAGCAGCAAGTAAAAAGAAGCCCATGCtgggtttcctttttttgtgttttttttttttgtctgtttttagcAACATCTTCCGACTGGAAGAAATGCATGTACAGATGTAAAAGTCTAGAGGgtgaatatttctgtaataaagactttgctaaaaaaaaaaaaaaaaaaaaactactctgGCTAAGCCTTGTGCATTGTAGtggtttctccttccttcctctctgtcCCCTTCTGCTTTACATGCAAATCACTGACACCTTGTTTGTTTCAAGTAGCAAAGGCCCTGCCAAAAAGCAGGAAGTATGTGCCATTACCCTTCTGAGGGCTTCAGAAGTTCTTCTGCAGTCTGTGGGTGAGATTAGTGTGGCCTATGAAAATACTGCCCCTCAGAGGGAGGTGACAATTTTCCTAGCTGTGTGTTCTAGCGTAAActtttgctttagaaaacatCTAATTGTGACGCAAGTCCTCGATGTTCAAAAAAAGCAGAGTGAAGTTTGATGAGAATGAAGTGCTGGGGTGCTCCCAGTAAGCACCAGTGGCAACTGGTCTGAAGTCAAGACTCGAGTTACCCTGATCAGCCAAAATGGAGCAAGAGGTGCTGGAGGGGATCTTGGACTCAAGCAATATGCACTGACCTGTCTGATTTGGGAGCAGAACTTGCTCCTTCAGACTGTGCTGGGCCCCAGCTGCCTGAGCTGTGGAAACCACTTGCCTTTGGCCACTGGAGGGAGGTGTTTTACCAGGAAAGCTCCAGCCTGAGTGCTGTGGTATCACCAGCCTTGACTGGTCCCTTGGGGGGCGAGATGATGACACTGATCAGTTCCTTCTGCTCCTAGTTACTCCTGGCAGCAGGGTAGCTAAAATAACTTGTAATTACAAATGTATTCTCATAAACGATTTGCGCTGCCTGCTTGGCATTTTAGGGataatttttccttccatctctCGGAGCAGCACGCAGTTGGATATTTTGCTGTGTGTCTTCTACTACTGTATATGGGTTGTGCTTACTTCTGGGGCTTCTGCCTGAAGTAGCTCTGGAAGCTGAAGATAGCACAAggagcctctgctgctgcttttttttcttgtccccatctttttcttgttttcctttggaggGTAGGTTGGGAGGAGGCTAGGAGGGGATATGATATTTATGTGTCCTAAAAAGCACTCTAGAAAAATAAAGCCTTCAGACTGTCAGagagcaaaaaccctcctgctgctcctgaggTGTACTTGAATCTTGGGCCAGGCTCCTGGCTTATCTCTGAAGGTGAAGGTTTGCTGCTGGAACTAGAAATCAGACAGACTTCTTAGGAGCTGCAGTGTTTGTCTAGCAAAACCCAGAGTACCAGCGTCTGCAGTAGCTCAGCACATGGAAGTATTTTGTGTGTAACGAACAAGCTGCTATATAGCTGTCCCAGGCCAGTAATTAATATTGTACGAGTACAGTTGTGACCTCCCTGTGGCCTGAAGTAAGGCCCCTGGTAACGAACTGGTGACATTCTTCGTTCTGCATAATCACGAGGAACTCGGAAGCTGCTATAACTCTTCCCGTGAGGCACTTTCCCTtctggaaagagaagaggaattGCACTAGAGTTAGCATGGGTAAGTCTGCAGGTCACAATGCATCTTGTTCTTTGTCATGGTTTCTGCATGGCACGTACTCGAATGTGATGTGTGGCAGCTGCTCTCgtctctgcagctctcccacGTGGTGGTGTGCCTGGTCCTGGCCAGCTGGACTCAGGATTGAAGATGGGTTTGATAGGAGGCCGAATTCTGGTTGCTGATGGACAGACTGCAAGAGGTGGTGTCAGGCTGCCGTGGCTGGGAAAGGTGAGGAACAGCAGCTATCAGGGCTCATTGCTGGAAAGCCTGAGGACTATGGGATTCCcacaaatgcattttcacaGCCAGTTGCTGCCACTAAATGCCATAAATGGAGAACACACCCTCAATTATTCATGGTCTGGCTCTAACCCATTAGCCTCTGAGACTCTTGGCTCTAGCCCTGGCCTTTTATTACAAAGAATAAACCTCAGATGGCAGCCAGGGTTTCTGAATGAGATCTTAAGCCAGGTTGATGCTAAAAACTTGTCAGTGCAAAATCTGCTAACGTGGAAGTCCTCAAATATTTGTAAGCTTGCAAAACATGCCTAGCAAGAGCTACGCTGTCAGTGAACCCAAGCTGTTAGTAAAATGGTGCTAGTAAAGCTAGCAAGCCTGGTTTGGTCATTGTAAACCATTTCTAGGAGTGGTGTGCTGGTAGAGCACAGGCAAATTCTTGCCACGTGGTAAGGATCTCTTCTGCCAAACAGGGGAAACAGCCTTTGCCTATGTAGATTGTATAACCCTAGCCGTACATTCTTATTTCTTATACGTAAGAATGTTCTGGTTTCTCCCTTCTAAGCTCCTAATAACATAACTGGCAGGGATGGGCGTGCTGTTTGGCTTCTGTGGAGAGGGATTAAGGGAATAGTGGATACTCTGGATCTGGAGAAAAGGTATTCTCACTTCTCCAGGCAAAATATTACCCCTTTTTAACGTAGGGATTTAAGAGAAGGATAAGGCTCAAAGTTGTACATGGATGCTCTAAGAAGCATGGAATCTGGGAGGGAAAATCCTGCTTTAGACCCCAAGGATGGTATTTACTTCAATTTAATTTATCTTTGGTGTTGTCTTTCCTTTATGTCCCTTACAACATCATGAGGTGACTTGCCTGCCCACAACAGTCCAGAGTTAAGCTGAAAATCTAGAAACCTACTACAACAGGTCCCACCTCTAGAAAACTAGAGAGCATTTCCCTTTCATCCTACAGGCTTCGGGTGATACTAACTCCAATTTCTTCACAGTGTTCTTTTGAGCAATGGCAGCAGGTCAGAGGTTATCTTGATACTGCTCTTTGTTCTGTGAGTGGTGTTGAAGTGGTCGCCAGGTTAGGAACTATTCTGGATCAGACACCAAGTAACTAACCCCAAAACAACAGTTGTGACAGTCTGGTGCATGTTCCTCTGATCTCCAGCACtaacttttacttctttttggCCTGCTTAGAGTTGCAGACTGGACATATGGAAGTTCTTCAGAGACAGCAAGAATCCCAGAGCACG
This region includes:
- the CD82 gene encoding CD82 antigen — translated: MGSGCLKVTKYFLFLFNLLFLILGAVILGFGIWILADKTSFIAVLQTSSPSLKNGAYVLIGVGALTMLMGFLGCLGAVNEIRCLLALYFTCLMVILITQVAAGLVIYFQKDVLRDELSKIVGNLIVDYDPENGDANLQDAWDYVQKQIFCCGWNGPKDWEDNKIIKNQSMLLYPCSCSSTEVKPERGFCNLNGPQNSTEPSDDWPVHQQGCMDGVQNWLKDNLGIILGVCTGVAVIELLGMILSISLCKSIHSEDYTKVPKS